Proteins encoded by one window of Musa acuminata AAA Group cultivar baxijiao chromosome BXJ2-9, Cavendish_Baxijiao_AAA, whole genome shotgun sequence:
- the LOC135621947 gene encoding probable trehalose-phosphate phosphatase 6 produces MTNNAMVPEAMPSITVAAVANSPSLLPYPPPRSGGASAAAIRKKSVSPVELNGGLTKGWLDSMKASSPTHAKASTALASAPAYEHSASIMRHPSALIEFEQIMSATDGKQIVIFLDYDGTLSPIVDDPDSAFMSDAMRAAVKEVARCFPTAIVSGRCRSKVYDFVRLTELCYAGSHGMDIKVPKRYTKKKRPVLFQPASEFLPMINEVHRALLEETKSIPGAKVENNKFCVSVHYRCVDEKRWSGLLEQVLSVINEYPKLRMTRGRMVWEIRPTIKWDKGKALEFLLESLGFADCKRAVPLYIGDDCTDEDAFKVLRDRGQGFGILVSKNPKETNASYSLGEPSEVMEFLLRLVEWKNLSSKARPKA; encoded by the exons ATGACGAACAATGCGATGGTTCCGGAGGCGATGCCGTCTATCacggtggcggcggtggcgaaCTCTCCGTCCCTGCTTCCCTACCCGCCGCCGCGCAGTGGCGGGGCCTCTGCTGCCGCCATCCGGAAGAAGTCCGTCTCCCCAGTCGAGCTCAACGGAGGCTTGACGAAGGGTTGGCTGGACTCGATGAAAGCTTCCTCTCCTACTCATGCCAAGGCGTCCACCGCTCTGGCCTCAGCCCCTGCCTATGAACATTCGGCATCGATT ATGCGGCACCCCTCCGCTTTGATCGAGTTCGAACAGATCATGAGTGCCACCGACGGAAAGCAGATCGTGATCTTCTTGGACTACGACGGGACCCTCTCCCCTATTGTCGATGATCCCGACTCCGCTTTCATGTCCGACGCA ATGAGAGCTGCAGTGAAGGAAGTGGCGAGGTGCTTCCCCACGGCGATCGTGAGCGGGCGATGCCGAAGCAAG GTGTACGATTTCGTGAGACTAACCGAACTATGCTACGCTGGAAGCCATGGCATGGACATCAAGGTTCCCAAGAGATACACCAAGAAG AAACGACCTGTTCTCTTCCAACCAGCTAGCGAGTTCCTCCCCATGATAAATGAG GTTCATAGAGCGCTGCTGGAGGAGACCAAGTCCATCCCTGGCGCCAAGGTGGAGAACAACAAGTTCTGCGTCTCCGTCCATTACAGATGTGTGGATGAAAAG CGCTGGAGTGGGTTGCTAGAGCAGGTGTTGTCAGTGATAAACGAATACCCCAAATTGCGGATGACCCGAGGGAGAATG GTGTGGGAGATCCGCCCTACTATCAAATGGGATAAGGGGAAGGCCTTGGAGTTCCTGTTAGAGTCACTCG GCTTTGCTGACTGCAAGAGGGCAGTGCCCCTTTATATCGGAGATGATTGCACCGACGAAGATGCGTTCAAG GTTTTACGGGACAGAGGACAAGGGTTTGGAATACTTGTTTCGAAGAATCCTAAAGAGACAAACGCCTCTTATTCCCTTGGAGAGCCTTCTGAG GTGATGGAGTTCTTACTTCGCTTGGTGGAGTGGAAGAACCTCTCCTCGAAGGCTCGTCCAAAGGCGTAA
- the LOC135624031 gene encoding uncharacterized protein LOC135624031, with protein MASHEAMTKVMVGRTTEYRKGTDTELLALHSSSAELLLLCGERFDAVQAFRTGRLSLHMIRAKGNPVCMVSCMVGDHQWMLAKDSLVLRVDPRRYVFAMPGFCYGLALLGSGSDTECRTLEEILARFCAYRDIAAVSMNSALTIPPFLSGDDIWAHAYDEMTKLTTNAIAIDTTTGGARRPSTATGIASSESEKWKKIQRAVRTSAMVKLLSRSLLTGALDPRKHLDLTAGNNLPSMRVIGDLADVIETGRRPPAVDGRNSFWYVNGEGIRLLLAILSACGAAERRKRPRLETLREESEWASEGNAGDEGGGVSSSGSRCLSKEVRLEREKDDQ; from the exons ATGGCTTCACACGAAGCCATGACGAAGGTAATGGTGGGGAGGACGACGGAGTACCGAAAGGGCACCGACACCGAGCTGCTCGCCCTCCACAGCAGCTCCGCCGAGCTGCTGCTCCTTTGTGGGGAGCGGTTCGACGCCGTGCAGGCCTTCCGCACAGGGCGGCTCTCCTTGCACATGATCAGAGCGAAGGGGAACCCCGTTTGCATGGTGAGTTGCATGGTGGGGGATCACCAGTGGATGCTGGCCAAGGACTCGCTCGTCCTCCGTGTTGACCCTCGCAGGTATGTCTTCGCCATGCCCGGCTTCTGCTACGGACTTGCATTGCTGGGCTCTGGTTCGGACACTGAGTGCCGGACGCTGGAAGAGATCCTTGCGAGGTTTTGTGCTTACCGAGACATTGCG GCTGTCTCCATGAATTCCGCGTTGACCATTCCTCCTTTTCTCTCAGGAGATGATATATGGGCTCATGCCTATGACGAGATGACGAAGCTCACCACCAACGCCATCGCCATCGACACCACCACCGGCGGGGCCAGACGGCCATCAACTGCCACAGGCATCGCCTCTTCCGAATCAGAGAAATGGAAGAAGATCCAGCGGGCAGTGAGGACGTCGGCCATGGTCAAGCTGCTCTCCCGGTCCCTCCTCACCGGTGCGCTCGACCCCAGAAAGCACCTCGACCTGACCGCCGGCAATAACCTCCCGAGCATGCGGGTTATAGGAGACCTTGCGGACGTGATCGAGACAGGGCGGCGACCACCCGCGGTGGACGGGCGGAACTCCTTTTGGTATGTGAATGGTGAGGGGATAAGGCTGCTGCTCGCGATCCTCTCGGCGTGCGGAGCCGCCGAGCGGAGGAAGCGACCACGCCTGGAGACTCTCAGAGAGGAGTCCGAGTGGGCGAGCGAAGGCAATGCAGGTGATGAGGGAGGTGGAGTCAGCAGCAGTGGTTCAAGGTGCCTTAGTAAAGAGGTGAGGTTAGAGAGAGAGAAGGACGACCAATGA